A portion of the Adhaeribacter radiodurans genome contains these proteins:
- a CDS encoding YraN family protein, with amino-acid sequence MAQHNHTGATGEKLAATYLIEHGFTILAQNYRYQRAEIDIIAQKGTLLIFVEVKTRTSNQFGFPEEAITPKKIDLFLLAAEEYIHQLNWQHDIRFDVIAISGRSPAPFQIHHIEDAFH; translated from the coding sequence ATGGCACAGCATAACCATACCGGAGCGACCGGCGAAAAATTAGCCGCTACTTATTTAATAGAGCATGGCTTTACGATACTAGCTCAAAATTACCGTTACCAAAGAGCCGAAATTGATATTATTGCTCAAAAAGGCACTCTGTTAATTTTTGTGGAAGTTAAAACGCGTACTAGTAATCAATTTGGGTTTCCGGAAGAAGCGATTACCCCAAAGAAAATAGATTTGTTTTTACTGGCGGCCGAAGAATATATTCACCAATTAAACTGGCAACACGACATTCGGTTTGATGTTATTGCCATTAGCGGCCGTTCGCCCGCACCTTTTCAGATCCATCATATAGAAGATGCTTTTCATTAA
- the pgi gene encoding glucose-6-phosphate isomerase yields the protein MLQNINPVTTNAWRKLEQHYTIMKDNHMVDMFAVDPSRFATFSLHFEDIVVDFSKNIINEQTIEALLELANEAQLKDAIEQMFGGDKINLRENRAVLHVALRNRSNEPIYEDGEDVMPEINHVLDQIKSFSEKIISGQWLGYSGKPITHLVNIGIGGSDLGPYMVTEALKPYQKPNLKVHFVSNIDGTHIAETLKEVDPETTLFMIASKTFTTQETMTNAETAKSWFLEHAQNEAEVAKHFVAISTNLKAVKEFGIAEENMFVFWDWVGGRYSLWSSIGLSIACFIGYENYIQLLEGAHAMDKHFRMTHFEKNIPVLLALISIWYINFFGAQTEAILPYDQYMHRFPAYFQQGNMESNGKSVDRNGDRVTYQTGPVIWGEPGTNGQHAFYQLIHQGTQIIPCDFLAPAISHNPIGDHHVKLLSNFFAQTEALMNGKSLQEVIDELKNEGLSEEEIKELAPVKVFAGNKPTNSILFKILDPRTLGSLIAMYEHKIFVQGVIWNIFSFDQWGVELGKQLAKKVLPELQNTEEITSHDCSTNGLINAYKNMCNQFFKS from the coding sequence ATGCTACAAAATATTAATCCGGTTACCACTAATGCTTGGAGAAAATTAGAACAGCACTACACTATCATGAAAGATAACCACATGGTAGATATGTTTGCCGTAGATCCAAGCCGGTTTGCTACATTCTCGTTACATTTTGAGGATATAGTGGTTGATTTTTCGAAAAATATTATCAACGAGCAGACTATAGAAGCATTGTTGGAGTTGGCCAATGAGGCACAACTAAAAGATGCCATTGAGCAAATGTTTGGCGGCGATAAAATAAATCTGCGGGAAAATCGGGCAGTACTGCACGTTGCTTTACGTAATCGTTCGAATGAACCTATTTACGAAGATGGGGAAGATGTAATGCCCGAAATAAACCATGTTCTGGATCAGATAAAGAGTTTTTCTGAAAAAATAATTTCCGGTCAATGGTTGGGGTATTCGGGTAAACCTATTACGCATTTAGTAAATATTGGCATTGGCGGTTCGGATCTAGGCCCGTACATGGTTACGGAGGCGCTTAAACCCTATCAAAAGCCTAATTTAAAAGTACATTTTGTATCGAACATAGATGGTACGCACATTGCTGAAACCCTGAAAGAAGTAGATCCGGAAACTACTCTTTTCATGATTGCCTCTAAAACTTTTACTACCCAGGAAACCATGACCAATGCCGAAACGGCTAAAAGCTGGTTTTTAGAGCATGCTCAAAACGAAGCCGAAGTAGCAAAGCATTTTGTAGCCATTTCTACAAATTTAAAGGCGGTTAAAGAGTTTGGGATTGCAGAAGAAAATATGTTCGTTTTCTGGGATTGGGTAGGCGGGCGTTATTCGCTTTGGTCGTCTATCGGGTTATCTATTGCCTGTTTCATTGGCTACGAAAATTACATTCAATTGCTGGAAGGTGCCCATGCTATGGACAAACATTTCCGGATGACGCACTTCGAAAAGAATATTCCGGTATTGCTTGCCTTAATTAGTATTTGGTACATTAATTTTTTTGGGGCTCAAACCGAGGCTATTTTACCTTACGATCAATACATGCATCGCTTTCCGGCGTATTTTCAACAAGGGAATATGGAAAGTAACGGTAAATCCGTAGACCGTAATGGCGACCGCGTTACATACCAAACCGGCCCCGTTATCTGGGGCGAACCCGGCACTAACGGGCAACACGCTTTTTATCAACTTATTCACCAGGGTACCCAAATTATTCCCTGCGATTTTTTAGCTCCCGCTATTAGTCACAATCCTATCGGCGACCATCACGTAAAGTTATTATCTAACTTCTTTGCGCAAACTGAGGCCTTAATGAACGGCAAAAGCTTGCAGGAAGTAATAGACGAGTTAAAAAACGAAGGCTTGTCTGAAGAGGAAATAAAAGAGTTGGCCCCGGTAAAAGTATTTGCGGGTAATAAACCAACTAATTCTATACTGTTTAAAATACTCGACCCTCGTACGCTGGGTAGCTTAATTGCCATGTACGAACATAAAATATTTGTGCAAGGAGTTATCTGGAACATATTCAGTTTTGATCAGTGGGGCGTAGAATTAGGTAAACAACTAGCCAAAAAAGTGTTGCCCGAACTGCAAAATACCGAAGAAATTACGTCGCACGATTGTTCTACTAATGGGCTGATAAACGCTTATAAGAACATGTGTAATCAGTTTTTCAAAAGCTAA
- the lipB gene encoding lipoyl(octanoyl) transferase LipB, with protein sequence MINKEVEVISLGVIDYQEAWDYQEKLFADTIAIKTANRNLEPSERKLTSNYLIYCQHPHVYTLGKSGKESHLLLNEQSLQDHQAKFYKINRGGDITYHGPGQLVAYPILDLDNFFTDIHKYLRFLEEAVILTLADYGMVAGRIAGLTGVWLDFEEQKNPRKICAMGVKCSRWVTMHGLALNVNTDLSYFNHIIPCGIPDKAVTSMQQELNAIVSLAEVEEKLLFYFAKLFGASCHILSHERRY encoded by the coding sequence GTGATTAATAAAGAAGTTGAGGTAATTTCATTAGGCGTTATTGATTACCAGGAAGCCTGGGATTATCAGGAAAAATTATTTGCTGATACGATTGCTATTAAAACAGCTAACCGTAACCTGGAGCCATCGGAGCGCAAATTAACTTCTAACTATTTAATATATTGCCAGCATCCGCACGTTTATACTTTAGGTAAAAGCGGGAAAGAAAGTCATTTGTTGCTTAATGAACAAAGCTTACAAGATCATCAAGCGAAATTTTACAAAATAAACCGAGGGGGCGATATTACTTATCATGGCCCAGGGCAACTGGTGGCTTATCCTATTCTGGATTTAGATAATTTTTTTACGGACATCCATAAATATCTGCGGTTTTTAGAAGAAGCTGTAATTTTAACCTTAGCCGATTATGGCATGGTGGCCGGACGTATTGCGGGGTTAACCGGAGTTTGGCTGGATTTTGAAGAACAAAAAAATCCCCGAAAAATTTGCGCTATGGGAGTTAAGTGCAGCCGCTGGGTAACCATGCATGGTTTGGCTTTAAACGTAAATACTGATTTAAGTTATTTTAACCACATTATACCCTGCGGCATACCCGATAAAGCAGTTACTTCTATGCAGCAAGAGTTAAACGCAATAGTTTCGTTGGCCGAAGTAGAAGAAAAACTGTTATTTTATTTTGCAAAACTTTTTGGAGCCTCCTGCCATATACTGTCTCATGAGAGAAGATATTAA
- a CDS encoding MraY family glycosyltransferase — protein sequence MISLLLSFSWSFLIALFAVPSIIYVAHLKNILDQPNLRTVHESLTPRLGGLAVFAGFMSALTIFGDLSNGVQQLLAGCVILFFIGLKDDLVTISPFKKFAVQLLASGIVMVMADIRITSFQGIFGIDVLPIGVSFAFTFIMIVGITNAINLIDGLDGLAGTIVLIITSTFAWFFFMYNSNYSFVAVCLIGGILGFLRYNFHKATIFMGDTGSLLCGFIISVLAIQFIEMRVVNSSPAITLGILFVPLFDTVRVFIIRISKGISPFSPDKNHIHHRLLAIGFSQINTVLILAFINIAVIGYVVLLDELGNLYLLSSLILFSVLLSFVLGVYKTKSPARISA from the coding sequence ATGATTTCATTGTTGCTTTCTTTTAGTTGGTCATTCTTAATTGCTTTATTTGCGGTGCCTTCTATTATTTATGTGGCGCATTTAAAAAATATTCTGGACCAACCTAATCTTAGAACTGTACACGAATCTCTAACTCCCCGATTGGGCGGTTTAGCAGTATTTGCTGGTTTTATGTCGGCATTAACTATATTCGGAGATTTAAGTAATGGCGTACAGCAGCTCCTGGCAGGTTGTGTAATTCTTTTCTTTATTGGGTTAAAAGATGATTTAGTAACTATTTCACCGTTTAAAAAATTTGCCGTGCAGTTACTCGCCAGCGGTATAGTAATGGTAATGGCCGATATCCGGATTACTAGTTTTCAGGGTATTTTTGGTATTGATGTGTTACCGATAGGAGTTAGTTTTGCTTTTACCTTTATAATGATTGTAGGAATTACCAACGCTATAAACTTAATAGATGGTTTAGATGGTTTAGCCGGCACTATTGTATTAATTATAACCAGCACCTTTGCCTGGTTCTTTTTTATGTACAATAGCAACTATTCTTTTGTAGCCGTTTGCCTCATAGGCGGAATATTAGGATTTCTACGCTATAATTTTCATAAGGCCACTATTTTTATGGGGGATACGGGTTCTTTGCTATGCGGATTTATTATATCAGTACTAGCCATTCAGTTTATTGAAATGAGGGTAGTAAATTCGTCGCCGGCTATTACCTTGGGTATATTATTTGTGCCCTTGTTTGATACCGTACGCGTTTTTATTATTCGTATTTCAAAAGGTATATCGCCTTTTTCACCTGATAAAAATCATATCCATCACCGGTTATTAGCAATAGGTTTCAGCCAAATAAATACGGTACTTATTTTAGCTTTCATTAACATTGCCGTTATTGGCTACGTTGTTCTTCTGGATGAACTGGGTAACTTGTACTTGTTAAGTTCGCTGATACTTTTTTCTGTTTTGTTAAGTTTCGTTTTAGGTGTATACAAAACTAAAAGCCCGGCTCGTATTTCGGCTTGA
- a CDS encoding DUF4271 domain-containing protein, with product MYTKLKARLVFRLDGLYQAFIVGLLLGMLWLPGNLLAQDGRSINLKNKNQLTSDWLVFKPNQNRLTLYLPDYHGPVNTLYQWISIRPGQPFRISFTARQDLCLFVDNQLIFTADSVASYEIDLAKLIPYPNTQHRYLLCIWHPGGLLNYQTFRNAVLTPEEAANIQIDVKPVSAGLAIKPKNLPNQNVFILFLLCIGLIYGSLRTNYTADFYSIFRLNTFLRRTGLDEGFLAKPISSWSSILFVLSFSLSFALVIVAIHTNVQNNVIFNRLFLVSEADITSRILFYTFLIFIFILLKYIFLRVMGVIFGLKSLVLTQYREFLRTILFMGLFFPVIMLLYLVLNTVNPKTVLLVSNIAVASILVFTVLRIFYTLNKKVSLRNLHLFSYICATEVIPLIILIKLIVFTY from the coding sequence GTGTATACAAAACTAAAAGCCCGGCTCGTATTTCGGCTTGATGGATTATATCAGGCTTTTATCGTCGGGTTACTATTGGGAATGCTCTGGCTGCCTGGCAATTTGCTGGCGCAGGACGGACGAAGTATAAACCTGAAAAACAAAAATCAGTTAACTTCCGACTGGCTGGTTTTTAAACCTAATCAAAATCGCCTTACCTTATATTTACCCGATTATCATGGGCCGGTAAATACTTTATATCAGTGGATCAGCATTCGGCCGGGGCAGCCTTTTAGAATTTCTTTCACCGCCCGCCAAGATTTATGTTTGTTCGTAGATAATCAATTAATATTTACCGCCGATTCAGTGGCGAGCTACGAAATAGATTTAGCTAAATTAATACCTTATCCAAATACCCAACATCGGTATTTATTATGCATCTGGCATCCGGGAGGTTTATTAAATTACCAAACATTTCGAAATGCAGTACTTACCCCGGAAGAAGCAGCTAATATACAAATTGATGTAAAGCCAGTAAGTGCCGGATTAGCAATTAAGCCTAAAAATTTGCCTAACCAAAATGTGTTTATTTTATTTCTGCTTTGCATAGGCTTAATCTATGGTAGTCTGCGTACCAATTACACGGCCGATTTTTATAGTATATTCCGGCTAAACACTTTTTTACGCCGGACTGGATTAGATGAAGGGTTTTTGGCCAAACCAATTAGCAGCTGGTCGAGCATTTTATTTGTGCTTTCCTTTTCGTTGTCTTTTGCTCTGGTAATTGTTGCTATTCATACCAATGTGCAGAACAATGTTATCTTCAATCGCTTGTTTTTGGTTTCCGAAGCGGATATTACCTCTAGAATACTTTTTTATACCTTCCTGATTTTTATTTTTATTCTGTTGAAGTATATCTTTTTAAGGGTAATGGGAGTAATATTCGGTTTAAAGTCATTAGTACTAACGCAATACCGGGAGTTTTTGCGTACTATATTGTTTATGGGGCTATTTTTTCCGGTAATAATGCTGTTGTATTTAGTGCTGAATACCGTTAATCCGAAGACAGTATTATTAGTTTCAAACATAGCAGTGGCCAGTATTCTGGTTTTTACAGTCTTAAGAATATTTTACACGCTAAATAAAAAAGTCTCTCTTCGTAATCTTCATTTGTTTTCGTACATTTGCGCCACAGAAGTAATACCGCTTATTATACTTATTAAGTTGATTGTTTTTACCTATTAA
- a CDS encoding uroporphyrinogen-III synthase, giving the protein MAESTEKPGTDKHSIKIKSILVTQPKPTNDNSPYLTLAQKYGIKVDFREFIQVEPVPYKEFRKDKVNILEHTAIIFTSRNAVDHFFRICAESKIEMPAEMKYFCISEQTAYYLQKYIVLRKRKLFTGEKTASDLFEVIKKHKNEKFLYPCSNIRKDDIPEFMRANNFNFTEAVIYKTVPADLSDLAEVKYDCIAFFSPSGISSLFINFPDFKQNNTRIAAFGPTTAQAVLDANLELDIVAPMPNAPSMTGAIELYIQKQAGKK; this is encoded by the coding sequence ATGGCCGAGAGTACAGAAAAGCCGGGTACTGATAAACATTCCATTAAAATTAAAAGTATTTTAGTTACCCAGCCGAAACCAACCAATGATAATTCACCGTATTTAACACTTGCTCAAAAATATGGTATTAAGGTTGACTTCCGCGAGTTTATTCAAGTAGAGCCGGTACCTTATAAAGAATTCCGCAAAGATAAAGTTAATATTCTCGAGCATACTGCTATTATTTTTACTAGTCGCAATGCGGTAGACCATTTCTTCCGGATTTGTGCAGAAAGTAAAATTGAGATGCCAGCCGAAATGAAATATTTTTGCATTTCGGAACAAACAGCGTATTACTTGCAGAAATATATTGTACTCCGTAAAAGAAAATTATTTACCGGAGAAAAAACTGCTTCTGATTTATTTGAAGTTATTAAGAAACATAAAAACGAGAAATTCTTATATCCTTGTTCGAATATCCGCAAGGATGATATTCCGGAGTTTATGCGGGCTAATAACTTTAATTTTACGGAAGCGGTTATCTATAAAACCGTTCCGGCCGATTTATCTGATCTGGCCGAAGTAAAATACGACTGTATTGCCTTCTTCAGTCCATCCGGAATTAGCTCCTTGTTTATTAACTTCCCAGACTTTAAGCAAAATAATACCCGGATTGCAGCCTTTGGCCCTACTACAGCTCAAGCAGTATTAGATGCTAACCTGGAGTTAGATATTGTTGCCCCTATGCCTAATGCTCCTTCTATGACGGGAGCAATTGAATTATACATTCAAAAACAAGCCGGTAAAAAATAG